ATTACAGATGAACGAAAAGAAGTGGTTGACTTTTCCGAGCCGTATTTCGATGCAGGTTTAACGCTGGTTGTAAACGAGGATAACGAAGAGATTACTTCTCTTGAAGACTTGGAAGGCGCAACTGTAGCGGTTAAAAATGGAACGACGGGTGCGCAGTTTGCCCGTGATAACGCAGATGAGTATGGATTTGATGTCGTGCAATTCGAAGACAGCCCATCCATGTTCCAGGAAGTGGCTAACGGCAATGCAGATGTACTGATTGAAGATTATCCGGTTATTGCTTATGCAATTTCTGAAAGTGATCTCCCGCTGAAAACAGTCGGAGAGCGCCTGAACGGGGACCAGTACGGAATCGCCGTGTTAAAGGGTGAAAACCAGGAGCTTCTTGAACAGATCAACGCAGGCCTTGCCGAACTCCGTGAGAGCGGCGAGTATGATGAAATCCTCAACACATATTTAGAAGAGTAAGGTCACAGGCAGCGCGCGAAAGCGCGCTGTATTTTTGTAGAAAGGATGGTCTGCCATGGAGAATATTATGAATGCCCTGCCGTATTTATGGGAAGGGCTGCAATTCACGCTTTACATATTTTTCATTGCCATTGTCATCGGATTTGCTCTTGGGCTTCTCGTCGCACTTTTGCGGCTGGCGCCTTCCAAAATTCTGAACTGGATTGCGAAGATTTATGTGGATGCCATCCGCGGCACGCCATTCATCGTCCAGTTATTCTTTATTTACTTCGGACTGAATATGCTGGAGTTTATATCATTCGGCAGAGTATCGGCCGGTATTTTAACTGTCGCAATTAACGCGGGTGCTTATTATGCGGAGATCATTCGAGCGGGAATTCAGTCGATCGACAAGGGGCAGACAGAGGCGGCGAGATCGCTTGGTCTGAATGCCACTCAAAACATGCGGTATATCATTTTGCCGCAGGCATTCCGGCGGATGCTGCCCGCATTTACAAACCAGGCGATCATTTCACTGAAGGATACGTCACTTCTGTCTGTCATCGGAATTGCCGAATTGACACAGCAGGGCCGGATTGCGGCTAATGCAACGTTTGACTATTTCAGTATTTGGTTTGTTGTCGGTGTCATGTACTTTATCGTGATTTACCTGCTGTCACTCCTCGCGGATTTTGCTGAAAGGAAGTTTGAGATGAGATGACAATGATTCGAGTGGAAAACCTCAAAAAGTCGTTTGGTGATTTAGAAGTGCTGAAGGACATTAATGCTGTCATTGAGCCGCAGGAAGTAGTATGTGTCATCGGCCCTTCGGGTTCCGGCAAAAGTACATTCCTTCGCTGTCTGAACCGGCTGGAGAGCATCACGGGCGGACATGTTTACATTGAAGGGAAAGATATCACAGATCCAAAACTGGATATCAATAAAATCCGGCAGGAAGTCGGCATGGTGTTCCAGCAGTTCAATCTGTTTCCCCATAAGACTGTCCTGGAGAATGTAACATTGGCTCCTATGAAGCTGAAGAAAAAGGATAAAAAAGCGACAGAACAAAAAGCGATGGAACTGCTGGATAAAGTTGGTCTTTCGGAGAAAGCAAAAGCATATCCCGCAGAATTGTCGGGCGGGCAGAAGCAGCGGGTCGCTATTGCGCGGGCGCTTGCCATGGACCCGAAAATCATGCTGTTTGATGAACCGACATCAGCGCTTGATCCGGAAATGGTCGGAGATGTGCTTGAAGTCATGAAGCAGCTGGCGATAGAAGGGATGACGATGGTAGTTGTCACCCATGAAATGGGATTTGCCAGGGAAATGGGCGATCGCGTCATTTTCATGGACGGCGGCTATATCGTAGAGGAAAATGTGCCGGCCGAATTATTCGAACGGCCGCAGGAAGAGCGGACGCAGGCGTTTCTGAGTAAAATCCTGTAGATCTGTCCAAGCGGCGGTGCCTTATGAGACATGGGGCGCCGCCGCTTTTTTGTGTTTCCCGCAACCGGTTAAATTATAGAGTGTATTATTCATTTTGTGGTAGGATAAGACAGAGTATAGAATACAGGGAGTGTTGATGGTGGAAGAGCAGGAAATATTTGATATTACAATTATCGGCGGCGGCCCGACCGGCCTGTTCGCCTCTTTCTATGGCGGGATGCGGAAAATGTCAGTGAAAATTATCGATAGTCTTCCGCAGCTTGGGGGCCAGCTGGTTGAGTTGTATCCGGATAAATATATATATGACGTCGGCGGCTTTCCGAAAATCCTGGCAAAAGATCTCGTAGATAACCTGGTCAGTCAGGCTCAGTACAGTAAACCTGAAGTTGGACTGGAAGAGACCGTATCCGGAGTTGAGCGGACAGGCGATCATTTTACATTGACCACCAACAAAGGCGTCCATTATTCCCGATCCATTTTGATTACAGGAGGAGTAGGTTCTTTTCAACCCCGGAAGCTGCAGGTTGAAGATGCCAAGCAGTTTGAAGGGACTTCACTCCATTACGGGGTAAAGGATTTGAGTATTTTCCATGACAAGAAAGTGGTAGTGCTTGGTGGAGGGGATTCTGCGGTCGACTGGGCAATGATGCTTGAAGGAGTCGCGGCTCACGTAACGCTCAGTCACCGCCGCGAAAAGTTCACTGCACACGAAGCGAATGTTCAGCAGATGCGGGAATCCAAGGTGGAAATGAAAGTGCCATTCGGTGTAAAGGAACTGATCGGAACTGACGGACAAGTGGAAGCAATTGTACTGATCGATAAAGAAGGAAACGAAGAACGGATCGAAGCGGATCATGTTGTTGTAAATTATGGCAACGTTACATCGCTCGGCCCTATCAAAGAATGGGGACTTGAGATGGAGAAAAATTCAATTCTGGTCAATACACAAATGGAAACAAATATTGAAGGCATCTATGCAGCAGGTGATATCTGCACTTATGAAGGGAAAGTAAAGCTGATCGCTGTCGGGCTGGGAGAAGCGCCGATTGCTGTCAATAATGCAAAAACTTACCTTGATCCGAAATCACGTGTTCAGCCGCTCCATAGTACAAACGTCTTCAAGTAAGCGGTGCACGCAGAACAAAATGCATTGTTACGAAAAAATTACTCTTGACTTCATTCCATGGACAGCAGAACTATAAAAAGAGGCAAGTCTGTTCGTGAATTGCCTTTCTGCAGCTAGTCGAATTGGTGCTTATAATAAAATGGATTATGTAAATCCCCTGCTATAGGCATGGGGGATTTTTAGTTTTCAGGCAGTTAATTGCCATATTAGGTCATTTTACCTAATAAATATTACAGAAAGGAGTGGTTTTGTTACAGTACGTAATATTACAGGCAATCGCGTAATGGAATTGTTAACTCCCATCCGACGTCCTGTCATTGTTCTGCAATGTTCAGGTGATATCATTCTCCTTAGTGAACGTTACCTGTACATAATCATGAAGGAGGAATTTATTTTATGAAAAAGCAATTGATTGCCTTAACTGCTGCTGCCGCTTTGAGTGTCGGAGTTGCGAGTCAGGCTTCTGCAGCCAACACTGTTACAGTCGAATGGGGAAATACACTTTGGGGAATTTCCCAAGCAAATGATGTAACAGTGAGCCAGCTGAAGGATTGGAACGATCTTTCCTCAAACCTGATCTATCCAAACCAGAAGCTCGTTGTAGAACCTACTGGAACAGAAAAGGCATCACAGCCGGCGGCAAAGGAGCAATCATCTGCTTCCACATACACAGTCGTTTCCGGTGATACATTGTACCGGATTGCATCGAAACATGGAATCTCTCTTGATAATCTGATGAGCTGGAACGGCCTGACAAGCCACTGGATTTATCCGGGTGATAAACTGACAGTATCAGGCGGTACTGCAGTAAAAGGTGTTTCATCATCTGCACCGCAAAAAGTAGAAGCGGCCCCAGCGCCGGCACCAGCTAAAGAGTCTTCATCTGATGTTGTAAGAGAACTTACAGTGGAAGCGACAGCATACACTGCTTTCTGTACTGGATGTTCCGGAATCACATACACAGGAATTGACTTGCGCTCTAATCCGAACCAAAAAGTAATCGCAGTAGATCCTAGAGTCATCCCGCTCGGTTCAAAGGTCTGGGTTGAAGGATACGGCACTGCTATTGCCGGTGATATCGGCGGCGCGATCAAAGGAAACAGAATCGATGTTTTCATTCCTAACCGCAGCGATGCGCTCGCTTGGGGACGCCAGAACGTAACTGTTAAAATTCTTAACTAAGCAGTAATTGTTAATAGAGTATAAGACATGAACCAGGCACCCGTCAGTTGACGGGTGCCTGGTTTTGTTTTCCTGTTCTGCTTTTTCCGGAATCCTGCCCTCTTATCAATAGTACTGCCAGGCATCACTATAGAGTTTAAGCAAAATCGGCCGGTTCATTGTGTTTGCTTCCAGCACGAAGGTCTGGCCGTTATCCTGAATGTCCTCATCTTCATCTTTTCCGAAATGAAATAAGCTTGGAATGATTTCCTCTTTCAGGTAATCGGTTTCCACCTGCAATTCGAGCTGTGAAATCTGTTCCATTGTAAAGTCTTCCCTTGAGGCGAGGGTGAACCCCCAGTTTCCAAAACTGGGCACGTCCACATGGTAGTTCTCAACCGTCATATCCGAAGCTTCAACGGTTTTGGAAATAGTCCAATACGCTTTTGTTGCAAAAAGAGGACTTGTTGACTGAATGGAAACAAAACCGCCAGGATTCAAGTGATTGCGGATCAGTTTGTAAAATCCGTCTGTATACAATTTATTCAGTGCCTCGTTATTCGGGTCAGGGAGATCTGCGATGATGACATCATACCAGTTCTGGTTTTGCAATAGAAATTGGTAGGCATCTGCGTTATGGACGGTTACTTTATCATGCAGCAAGGATCCTTGATTGATACGGAGAAGTTCCGCATGTTCCGTCGCCAGCCGGGTCATTTCCGGATCGAGGTCCACGACATCAATCGTTTGGATCTCGGGATATTTCAGAAGTTCCCGGACGGCAATCCCGTCTCCACCGCCAAGCAGCAGGATGTTCGACCGCTGTTCCGCCAGGCTCATCGGAACATGCACGAGTGCTTCATGATAGCGGTGTTCATCCGATTCTGCAAACTGCAATTGGCCATCCAGGTACAGACGGATATCACCGGGCTCTTTTGTCATGACGATGCGCTGATAATTCGTGTCAGCTGAATAGACGATCGGATCCGCGTAGAGACGTTCCTCGAATCCGTTCGACCACTTTTCCCCGTAGAGAAAACCTGTCATTAAACCAAGTGCCAGCAGAATGCCGATGAGCTGATAGACAGCCGGTGCCTTGATTTCATCCCGGAAGCGAAATGAAATCCAGATGGCGATGGAAATATTGATGATGGCAATGAAAAAAGCGGTCTGGATGAGTCCGAGCCACGGCCGCAGCACAAGTGCAAAGCCGACAGCCCCGATGAGGCTGAAACCATAATCCGTCAGCAGGACGCGCGCCACACTTTTCCGGGATTCTTCACCGATCGCTTCCGCTTTCCGGATCAGGATCGGCAGTTCCAGTCCTGTTAATGCGCCGGTTAGCGTGATCACCAGGTACATATAGAGCTGAGACGTTTCTGTTCCGTAATGGGCAAGTGTATAAAAGGCACCCAATGTCGACAATCCGCCGATAACGGCGATTGCATATTCAATCTGGATGAATCTGTCCGTCAATCCATTATGAACCCGTTCACTCGAAATGGCCCCGATGCCCATGCCCATCAGAAACAAGCCGATCGTAATGCTGTAAAAAAGAACGCCATCGCCGAATAA
Above is a genomic segment from Planococcus lenghuensis containing:
- a CDS encoding amino acid ABC transporter permease, whose amino-acid sequence is MENIMNALPYLWEGLQFTLYIFFIAIVIGFALGLLVALLRLAPSKILNWIAKIYVDAIRGTPFIVQLFFIYFGLNMLEFISFGRVSAGILTVAINAGAYYAEIIRAGIQSIDKGQTEAARSLGLNATQNMRYIILPQAFRRMLPAFTNQAIISLKDTSLLSVIGIAELTQQGRIAANATFDYFSIWFVVGVMYFIVIYLLSLLADFAERKFEMR
- a CDS encoding polyamine aminopropyltransferase, whose translation is MAITKEQRKKVNSIYLSSGLVSICGIVYQVLYGAVGSYLFGDGVLFYSITIGLFLMGMGIGAISSERVHNGLTDRFIQIEYAIAVIGGLSTLGAFYTLAHYGTETSQLYMYLVITLTGALTGLELPILIRKAEAIGEESRKSVARVLLTDYGFSLIGAVGFALVLRPWLGLIQTAFFIAIINISIAIWISFRFRDEIKAPAVYQLIGILLALGLMTGFLYGEKWSNGFEERLYADPIVYSADTNYQRIVMTKEPGDIRLYLDGQLQFAESDEHRYHEALVHVPMSLAEQRSNILLLGGGDGIAVRELLKYPEIQTIDVVDLDPEMTRLATEHAELLRINQGSLLHDKVTVHNADAYQFLLQNQNWYDVIIADLPDPNNEALNKLYTDGFYKLIRNHLNPGGFVSIQSTSPLFATKAYWTISKTVEASDMTVENYHVDVPSFGNWGFTLASREDFTMEQISQLELQVETDYLKEEIIPSLFHFGKDEDEDIQDNGQTFVLEANTMNRPILLKLYSDAWQYY
- a CDS encoding NAD(P)/FAD-dependent oxidoreductase: MVEEQEIFDITIIGGGPTGLFASFYGGMRKMSVKIIDSLPQLGGQLVELYPDKYIYDVGGFPKILAKDLVDNLVSQAQYSKPEVGLEETVSGVERTGDHFTLTTNKGVHYSRSILITGGVGSFQPRKLQVEDAKQFEGTSLHYGVKDLSIFHDKKVVVLGGGDSAVDWAMMLEGVAAHVTLSHRREKFTAHEANVQQMRESKVEMKVPFGVKELIGTDGQVEAIVLIDKEGNEERIEADHVVVNYGNVTSLGPIKEWGLEMEKNSILVNTQMETNIEGIYAAGDICTYEGKVKLIAVGLGEAPIAVNNAKTYLDPKSRVQPLHSTNVFK
- a CDS encoding amino acid ABC transporter ATP-binding protein, whose protein sequence is MTMIRVENLKKSFGDLEVLKDINAVIEPQEVVCVIGPSGSGKSTFLRCLNRLESITGGHVYIEGKDITDPKLDINKIRQEVGMVFQQFNLFPHKTVLENVTLAPMKLKKKDKKATEQKAMELLDKVGLSEKAKAYPAELSGGQKQRVAIARALAMDPKIMLFDEPTSALDPEMVGDVLEVMKQLAIEGMTMVVVTHEMGFAREMGDRVIFMDGGYIVEENVPAELFERPQEERTQAFLSKIL
- a CDS encoding LysM peptidoglycan-binding and 3D domain-containing protein; this translates as MKKQLIALTAAAALSVGVASQASAANTVTVEWGNTLWGISQANDVTVSQLKDWNDLSSNLIYPNQKLVVEPTGTEKASQPAAKEQSSASTYTVVSGDTLYRIASKHGISLDNLMSWNGLTSHWIYPGDKLTVSGGTAVKGVSSSAPQKVEAAPAPAPAKESSSDVVRELTVEATAYTAFCTGCSGITYTGIDLRSNPNQKVIAVDPRVIPLGSKVWVEGYGTAIAGDIGGAIKGNRIDVFIPNRSDALAWGRQNVTVKILN
- a CDS encoding transporter substrate-binding domain-containing protein; this encodes MKKWSLLALLVSVLLVLAACGEGEEEAAVVEGEGEEAAEVYRVGIDTTYPPFEYEVDGEYKGIDIDLINAIAENQGFEIELEPMDFAGIIPAMQAGQLDVAIAGMSITDERKEVVDFSEPYFDAGLTLVVNEDNEEITSLEDLEGATVAVKNGTTGAQFARDNADEYGFDVVQFEDSPSMFQEVANGNADVLIEDYPVIAYAISESDLPLKTVGERLNGDQYGIAVLKGENQELLEQINAGLAELRESGEYDEILNTYLEE